The following coding sequences are from one Streptomyces sp. NBC_00536 window:
- a CDS encoding DUF2975 domain-containing protein has protein sequence MGKLTVGALRAVLVVVFAGTVFVQALMVWALVSGGDPEDGALPLTPLRVITILGMVSVQVALVCVGRLVTMVRRGTVFSPAAFRYVDGVIGSIVAASLVWFAVTAVNAPGQREDPGVTVIMAGVGVAILGVALIVLVLRMLLAQAVARDVEATHMQAELDEVI, from the coding sequence GTGGGAAAGCTGACTGTGGGTGCGCTGCGCGCCGTGCTCGTGGTGGTGTTCGCCGGGACCGTGTTCGTACAGGCGTTGATGGTGTGGGCGTTGGTCAGCGGGGGCGATCCGGAGGACGGGGCGCTGCCGCTGACGCCGCTGCGCGTGATCACGATCCTGGGCATGGTGTCCGTCCAGGTCGCCCTGGTCTGCGTGGGGCGGCTGGTGACGATGGTGCGGCGCGGAACCGTGTTCTCCCCTGCGGCCTTCCGGTACGTGGACGGCGTCATCGGCTCGATCGTGGCGGCCTCCCTCGTGTGGTTCGCGGTCACGGCCGTCAATGCGCCGGGGCAGCGGGAGGACCCGGGCGTCACCGTCATCATGGCCGGGGTCGGCGTCGCGATCCTGGGGGTCGCGCTCATCGTGCTCGTGCTGCGGATGCTGCTCGCGCAGGCCGTCGCGCGCGACGTCGAAGCGACCCACATGCAGGCCGAGTTGGACGAGGTCATCTGA
- a CDS encoding phosphoribosyltransferase, whose translation MPTTRKGKKIEAVWSGTWVADRLGVALEEAQAPEEAQAPGSDTESGGPRLSGLLGLALRRNPKRAHLLVSQVLGKHVPQSPAVVHGAGYGLGLRVRELLGDAAASAVVLGYAETATGLGHSVADGLGVAPYLHSTRRPVPGVRPAGGFEEAHSHATSHLLLPEDPALLAGTGPLVLVDDEFSTGNTVLNTIRDLHERHPRGHYVVVALVDMRSAADRDRLTAFADGLGARVDLIALASGTVRLPEGVLERGTRLVEEYEAAQEAPLAGTPAPAARIRLDWPAGVPDGGRHGFTPAHRTRLEAALPALGAQLARALGERPGRVLVLGNEELMYAPLRLALALEETGAADAVRFSTTTRSPVLAVDDPGYAIRTRLVFPAHDDPADGPGERYAYNVAAARDVPGGEGAAFDTVVVVVDSAGDTPALHAPDGLLARLAPHTGRVALAVVPSHVPATAPVTGPAPAPSSVPDDRREPIMPEPITHGPTHERALPEPLRGPAFSSYPAEDVGWLLQDLSDLELEAPTEEREEAIQAGGAHYAESLPVEYQPSAHYQELYRGALTTSAARIARAVGTVTETVLAERSPRPVLVSLARAGTPVGVLMRRWAQLRHGLDLPHYAVSIVRGRGIDANALRWLAAHHDPADVVFVDGWTGKGAITRELKAALDAHREETGGPGFDPEIVVLADPGGCVSTYGTREDFLIPSACLNSTVSGLISRTVLRSDLVGPDDFHGAKFYRELAGADVSVDFVDTVAAHFDEVADAVDAEVKELLAADRSPTWEGWAAVERISEEYGIHDVNLVKPGVGETTRVLLRRVPWKILARRGAGADLDHVRLLAEQRGVPVEEADGLPYTCVGLIHPRFTRGATGADGKAVASK comes from the coding sequence ATGCCGACGACGAGGAAGGGCAAGAAGATCGAAGCGGTGTGGTCAGGAACGTGGGTCGCCGACCGGCTGGGCGTTGCCTTGGAAGAGGCGCAGGCCCCGGAAGAGGCGCAGGCCCCGGGTTCGGACACGGAGTCCGGGGGACCCCGGCTCAGCGGGCTGCTCGGGCTGGCGCTGCGCCGCAACCCCAAGCGGGCGCACCTGCTGGTGTCCCAGGTGCTCGGCAAGCACGTCCCGCAGTCCCCGGCCGTGGTCCACGGCGCCGGGTACGGGCTGGGCCTGCGGGTGCGCGAGCTGCTCGGTGACGCGGCCGCCTCCGCCGTGGTGCTCGGGTACGCCGAGACCGCGACCGGGCTCGGGCACAGCGTCGCCGACGGCCTCGGGGTGGCCCCGTACCTGCACTCCACCCGCCGCCCGGTGCCAGGCGTCCGGCCCGCCGGGGGCTTCGAGGAGGCCCACTCGCACGCCACCTCGCACCTGCTGCTGCCGGAGGACCCCGCGCTGCTGGCGGGGACCGGTCCGCTGGTGCTGGTCGACGACGAGTTCTCCACCGGCAACACCGTCCTGAACACCATCCGTGACCTGCACGAACGCCATCCGCGCGGGCACTATGTCGTGGTCGCCCTGGTGGACATGCGCTCGGCGGCCGACCGCGACCGGCTGACCGCCTTCGCGGACGGCCTCGGCGCCCGGGTGGACCTGATCGCCCTGGCGAGCGGCACCGTACGCCTGCCGGAAGGGGTCCTGGAACGGGGCACGCGCCTGGTCGAGGAGTACGAGGCCGCGCAGGAGGCACCCCTCGCCGGGACCCCCGCCCCCGCCGCCCGGATCCGCCTCGACTGGCCCGCCGGGGTCCCCGACGGGGGACGGCACGGGTTCACGCCCGCCCACCGCACCCGGCTGGAGGCGGCCCTGCCCGCGCTCGGGGCGCAGCTCGCCCGCGCCCTCGGCGAGCGCCCCGGACGGGTCCTCGTCCTCGGCAACGAAGAGCTGATGTACGCCCCGCTGCGGCTCGCCCTGGCGCTGGAGGAGACCGGCGCCGCCGACGCGGTGCGCTTCTCCACCACCACCCGCTCGCCCGTCCTGGCCGTCGACGACCCCGGCTACGCGATCCGCACCCGGCTGGTCTTCCCCGCCCACGACGACCCCGCCGACGGACCCGGCGAGCGCTACGCCTACAACGTCGCGGCCGCCCGCGACGTCCCCGGCGGCGAGGGCGCCGCCTTCGACACCGTGGTCGTGGTCGTGGACTCGGCCGGGGACACCCCGGCCCTGCACGCCCCGGACGGCCTCCTCGCCCGGCTCGCCCCGCACACCGGCCGGGTCGCGCTGGCGGTCGTACCGTCCCACGTGCCCGCGACCGCGCCGGTGACCGGGCCCGCGCCCGCCCCGTCCTCCGTACCCGACGACCGGCGGGAGCCGATCATGCCCGAGCCGATCACGCACGGGCCGACGCACGAGCGGGCCCTGCCCGAGCCCCTGCGCGGACCCGCCTTCTCCTCCTACCCGGCCGAGGACGTCGGCTGGCTCCTCCAGGACCTCTCCGACCTGGAGCTGGAGGCCCCCACCGAGGAGCGCGAGGAGGCCATCCAGGCGGGCGGCGCGCACTACGCCGAGTCCCTGCCCGTCGAATACCAGCCCAGCGCGCACTACCAGGAGCTGTACCGCGGCGCCCTGACCACCTCCGCCGCCCGCATCGCGCGCGCCGTCGGCACGGTCACCGAAACCGTCCTCGCCGAGCGGTCCCCGCGCCCCGTGCTGGTCTCGCTCGCCCGCGCGGGCACCCCCGTCGGGGTCCTGATGCGCCGCTGGGCGCAGCTGCGGCACGGTCTGGACCTGCCGCACTACGCCGTCTCCATCGTCCGGGGCCGGGGCATCGACGCCAACGCGCTGCGCTGGCTCGCCGCCCACCACGACCCGGCCGACGTCGTCTTCGTCGACGGCTGGACCGGCAAGGGCGCCATCACCCGCGAACTCAAGGCGGCCCTCGACGCCCACCGGGAGGAAACGGGCGGCCCGGGCTTCGACCCGGAGATCGTGGTCCTCGCCGACCCCGGTGGCTGCGTGTCGACGTACGGCACCCGCGAGGACTTCCTGATCCCCTCCGCCTGCCTCAACTCGACCGTCTCCGGGCTCATATCGCGGACCGTGCTGCGCTCCGACCTGGTGGGCCCGGACGACTTCCACGGCGCCAAGTTCTACCGCGAGCTGGCCGGCGCCGACGTGTCCGTCGACTTCGTCGACACCGTCGCCGCCCACTTCGACGAGGTGGCCGACGCGGTCGACGCCGAGGTCAAGGAGCTGCTGGCGGCCGACCGTTCGCCGACCTGGGAGGGCTGGGCGGCGGTGGAGCGGATCAGCGAGGAGTACGGCATCCACGACGTCAACCTGGTCAAGCCGGGCGTCGGCGAGACCACCCGGGTGCTGCTGCGCCGCGTGCCGTGGAAGATCCTGGCCCGGCGCGGCGCCGGGGCCGACCTGGACCACGTACGCCTGCTGGCCGAGCAGCGCGGGGTGCCGGTCGAAGAGGCCGACGGGCTGCCGTACACCTGCGTAGGACTCATCCATCCCCGCTTCACACGCGGCGCCACGGGCGCCGACGGAAAGGCTGTGGCCTCCAAGTGA
- a CDS encoding DUF4383 domain-containing protein translates to MAAHTFHRPQASPAPHEHEPHEAHEPYAAHALYGCHEAHEHYAPYMAHEPYPSSHEPPASAGVLSRLLHPVNAQLDEHLPADHKLNTVYRVGAGLTGLLLVAFGILGLIDRIGFFDTGGATVLALNTNGTLSVLSICIGALLFLGMVIGGTFASTLNITLGLLFIASGFVNLALLDTGLNFLAFRIQNVLFSFVVGVMLMWFGMYGRVGSALPHDNPYWRARHPEEAAREQRRLVSTGR, encoded by the coding sequence ATGGCTGCCCACACTTTCCACAGGCCCCAGGCGTCCCCCGCGCCGCATGAGCACGAACCGCATGAGGCGCACGAGCCGTACGCGGCCCATGCGCTCTACGGGTGCCACGAGGCCCATGAGCACTACGCGCCGTACATGGCCCACGAGCCGTACCCGTCGTCCCATGAGCCACCGGCATCCGCGGGCGTGCTGAGCCGCCTGCTGCATCCCGTCAACGCCCAGCTCGACGAGCACCTGCCCGCCGACCACAAGCTCAACACGGTCTACCGGGTCGGCGCGGGCCTGACCGGTCTGCTGCTGGTGGCCTTCGGGATCCTGGGGCTCATCGACCGGATCGGGTTCTTCGACACCGGCGGAGCCACCGTGCTCGCCCTGAACACCAACGGCACCCTGAGCGTCCTGTCGATCTGTATCGGGGCGCTGCTGTTCCTCGGGATGGTGATCGGCGGGACCTTCGCCTCGACCCTCAACATCACCTTGGGCCTGCTGTTCATCGCGAGCGGCTTCGTCAATCTCGCCCTGCTGGACACCGGCCTGAACTTCCTGGCCTTCCGGATCCAGAACGTCCTGTTCAGCTTCGTGGTCGGCGTGATGCTGATGTGGTTCGGGATGTACGGGCGGGTGGGCAGTGCCCTGCCGCACGACAATCCGTACTGGCGCGCCAGGCACCCGGAGGAGGCGGCCAGGGAACAACGGCGCCTGGTGTCCACCGGCCGGTAG
- a CDS encoding DUF2277 domain-containing protein, with protein sequence MCRSIKTLRPPAIPEKATEEEIRAAALQYVRKVSGFRAPAAHNREVFDAAVAAIAEATRVLLDGVHVRGQPQPQPQPEAAPVTA encoded by the coding sequence ATGTGCCGGAGTATCAAGACGTTGCGACCGCCAGCCATCCCCGAGAAGGCCACCGAGGAGGAGATCCGGGCCGCCGCGCTGCAGTACGTGCGCAAGGTGTCCGGGTTCCGGGCGCCCGCCGCGCACAACCGGGAGGTCTTCGACGCGGCCGTCGCCGCCATCGCCGAGGCGACCCGGGTGCTGCTCGACGGGGTGCACGTACGCGGGCAGCCGCAGCCGCAGCCGCAGCCGGAGGCGGCTCCGGTCACCGCGTGA
- a CDS encoding HAD family hydrolase — MTVLVASDLDRTLIYSAAALGLTMPDPVAPRLLCVEVHESRPLSFMTETAAALLAELTADSRVVFVPTTTRTRKQYQRIRFPGRPAPYAICANGGQLLVDGAPDRDWRRQVAKRLAQECAPLEEVHGHLLDSADPLWLRKARVAEDLFAYLVVERDLVPDEWLKSLEEWAGSRGWTVSLQGRKIYAVPRPLTKSAAMREVARRTGAEHTLAAGDSLLDADLLEAADEGWRPGHGELADAEWHAPNVRALTTRGVVAGEEIVRQFSRAVGRLSA; from the coding sequence GTGACCGTCCTGGTAGCCAGTGATCTCGACCGAACGCTCATCTACTCGGCGGCGGCCCTCGGGCTGACCATGCCGGACCCGGTGGCCCCCCGGCTGCTGTGCGTCGAGGTGCACGAGAGCCGCCCGCTCTCCTTCATGACGGAGACGGCGGCCGCGCTGCTCGCGGAACTCACCGCCGACTCCCGCGTGGTCTTCGTCCCGACCACCACGCGCACCCGCAAGCAGTACCAGCGGATCCGCTTCCCCGGGCGGCCCGCCCCGTACGCGATCTGCGCCAACGGCGGGCAGTTGCTGGTCGACGGCGCGCCCGACCGGGACTGGCGGCGCCAGGTGGCCAAGCGGCTCGCGCAGGAGTGCGCGCCGCTGGAGGAGGTGCACGGGCACCTGCTGGACTCCGCCGATCCGCTGTGGCTGCGCAAGGCGCGGGTCGCGGAGGACCTCTTCGCCTACCTGGTGGTGGAGCGGGACCTGGTGCCGGACGAATGGCTGAAGTCGCTGGAGGAATGGGCCGGGTCGCGCGGCTGGACCGTCTCGCTCCAGGGCCGCAAGATCTACGCCGTCCCGCGCCCGCTGACCAAGAGCGCGGCCATGCGCGAGGTGGCCCGGCGCACCGGCGCCGAGCACACGCTGGCCGCCGGGGACTCGCTGCTGGACGCGGACCTGCTGGAGGCGGCGGACGAGGGGTGGCGGCCGGGGCACGGCGAGCTGGCCGATGCCGAATGGCACGCCCCGAACGTGCGTGCGCTGACCACCAGGGGAGTCGTGGCGGGTGAGGAAATCGTCCGCCAGTTCAGCCGTGCGGTGGGCAGACTGAGCGCATGA
- a CDS encoding HpcH/HpaI aldolase/citrate lyase family protein, whose amino-acid sequence MRHFGHISPTVREDLFHQEPVEFTAASPARTLAAALGATLYSPATRPHLAADVAKQARRGVVSMVLCLEDSISDAEVAGAEENLVRQFAEIDAAGTEAPLLFIRVREPEQIVDLARRLGGAAHRLAGFVLPKFTESRGTAFLDAVGQAAEQAGQHFYAMPVLETPELLHLETRVEALAGISRTVNAYRDRVLALRLGVTDFCSAYGLRRTPDMTAYDVQIVAGVIADVVNVLSRADGTGFTVTGPVWEYFRSQQRLFKPQLRRSPFLEEGVEELRTALIEHDLDGLLREIELDRANGLLGKTCIHPAHVTPVHALSVVSHEEFSDAQDILRPERGGGGVMRSAYTNKMNEVKPHRAWAERTMLRAEVFGVAKEEVGFVDLLTAGLQV is encoded by the coding sequence ATGCGTCACTTCGGGCACATATCGCCCACCGTCCGCGAGGACCTCTTCCACCAGGAGCCGGTCGAGTTCACCGCCGCTTCGCCCGCCCGTACGCTCGCCGCCGCGCTCGGCGCCACCCTCTACAGCCCCGCCACCCGCCCCCACCTGGCGGCCGACGTGGCCAAGCAGGCGCGCCGCGGAGTCGTCTCCATGGTCCTCTGCCTGGAGGATTCCATCAGCGACGCCGAGGTCGCGGGCGCCGAGGAGAACCTCGTCCGGCAATTCGCCGAGATCGACGCGGCCGGGACCGAGGCCCCGCTGCTCTTCATTCGGGTCCGCGAACCCGAACAGATAGTCGATCTCGCACGCCGCCTGGGCGGCGCGGCACACAGATTGGCCGGATTCGTACTGCCGAAATTCACGGAGAGTCGCGGAACCGCCTTCCTCGACGCCGTCGGCCAGGCCGCGGAGCAGGCCGGACAGCACTTCTACGCGATGCCCGTCCTGGAAACCCCCGAACTGCTCCACCTCGAAACCCGCGTGGAGGCCCTCGCGGGCATCTCGCGCACGGTCAACGCCTACCGCGACCGCGTCCTGGCGCTGCGCCTGGGCGTGACCGACTTCTGCTCGGCCTACGGACTGCGCCGCACGCCCGACATGACGGCGTACGACGTCCAGATCGTCGCCGGCGTGATCGCGGACGTGGTCAACGTCCTGAGCCGGGCCGACGGCACCGGATTCACCGTCACCGGCCCGGTCTGGGAGTACTTCCGCAGCCAGCAGCGCCTCTTCAAGCCCCAGCTGCGCCGCAGCCCCTTCCTGGAGGAAGGCGTCGAGGAACTGCGCACCGCGCTCATCGAGCACGACCTGGACGGGCTGCTCCGCGAGATCGAACTCGACCGGGCCAACGGTCTGCTCGGCAAGACCTGCATCCACCCGGCGCACGTCACCCCCGTGCACGCGCTGTCGGTGGTCTCCCACGAGGAGTTCAGCGACGCCCAGGACATCCTGCGCCCGGAGCGCGGCGGTGGTGGAGTGATGCGGTCGGCCTATACGAACAAAATGAACGAGGTGAAGCCCCACCGGGCCTGGGCCGAGCGCACCATGCTGCGCGCGGAGGTCTTCGGTGTGGCCAAGGAGGAGGTCGGCTTCGTCGATCTCCTCACCGCCGGACTCCAGGTCTGA
- a CDS encoding DUF1059 domain-containing protein: protein MRKVIDCRDYPSEAKCSLAISGEEEEVIVAAAQHGASVHSEADTPEFRATLRSLLKDEVPQHA from the coding sequence ATGCGCAAGGTCATCGACTGCAGGGACTACCCAAGCGAAGCCAAGTGCAGCCTGGCCATCTCCGGCGAGGAAGAGGAAGTGATCGTCGCGGCCGCCCAGCACGGCGCGTCCGTGCACAGCGAGGCCGACACCCCGGAATTCCGTGCCACGCTGCGGAGCCTGCTGAAGGACGAGGTGCCTCAGCACGCCTGA
- a CDS encoding TRADD-N-associated membrane domain-containing protein: MVGSLEWVGGVGVGAVALAVGTVGAVLSWRDDARFERKRDEERERLLAQVGPGSDVPDGRPPGEVVGEGADPKYVDVGGSRPVPPVVARLGDRRDDFTPLLVEYYAYGLTQARSSFATSQRFAGFGATILLLGVGLAVWKAESTGDLYLGIVTSSVGVVVTLIGQLFHRRADLALRHMSEQTASLRDDRRAAETTQQAIGLLAQVTDPALKARLQAGLIMKLSGAELPPAEG, from the coding sequence ATGGTGGGGAGCCTTGAGTGGGTCGGCGGCGTGGGGGTGGGTGCCGTCGCGCTGGCGGTGGGGACGGTCGGGGCCGTGCTCTCGTGGCGCGACGACGCGCGGTTCGAGCGGAAGCGGGACGAGGAGCGGGAGCGGCTGCTCGCGCAGGTCGGCCCGGGGAGTGACGTGCCGGACGGGCGCCCGCCGGGGGAGGTGGTGGGGGAGGGCGCGGATCCCAAGTACGTGGATGTCGGCGGGAGTCGGCCCGTGCCGCCGGTGGTGGCGCGGCTCGGGGACCGGCGGGACGACTTCACTCCGCTGCTCGTCGAGTACTACGCGTACGGGCTCACCCAGGCGCGCAGCAGCTTCGCCACCAGCCAGCGGTTCGCCGGGTTCGGGGCGACGATCCTGCTGCTCGGGGTGGGGCTCGCGGTGTGGAAGGCCGAGAGCACCGGGGACCTGTACCTCGGGATCGTGACCAGTTCGGTCGGGGTGGTGGTCACGCTGATCGGGCAGCTCTTCCACCGGCGGGCCGACCTCGCGCTGCGGCACATGTCCGAGCAGACCGCCTCGCTGCGGGACGACCGGCGGGCCGCCGAGACCACGCAGCAGGCCATCGGGCTGTTGGCGCAGGTGACGGATCCGGCACTGAAGGCGCGCCTGCAAGCCGGTCTGATCATGAAGCTGTCCGGCGCCGAGCTGCCGCCCGCAGAGGGATAG
- a CDS encoding FmdB family zinc ribbon protein, which translates to MPRYEYRCRTCEDVFEVSRPMAESAAPASCPAGHGDTVKLLSAVAVGGTSAGPAPARSGGGGGGGGCCGGGGCG; encoded by the coding sequence ATGCCCCGTTACGAGTACCGCTGCCGGACCTGCGAGGACGTCTTCGAGGTCAGCCGGCCCATGGCCGAGTCCGCCGCGCCCGCGAGCTGCCCCGCCGGGCACGGCGACACCGTCAAGCTGCTGTCGGCCGTCGCCGTCGGCGGGACCAGCGCGGGCCCCGCCCCCGCCCGCTCCGGTGGAGGCGGCGGCGGAGGCGGGTGCTGCGGAGGCGGCGGCTGCGGCTAG
- a CDS encoding universal stress protein, translated as MDQRPVIAAVDGSENANRALEWAMSQALMAGAPLRIVHARLYASSIGSVMASAFEQPGQDDDPVLIRVRAALAGRTGLPVIEYASHPGTPDNVLPELGGGARMMVLGSRGRGGFASLLLGSNGLACASRAACPVVVVPRAEPPSHDPYGQVVLGLNSAAPDDGTSHFAFREASRRGARLQVVAAHAWPGPMFTPAGTLTTAAHDEAAAGYQVTALASAHLRPHRERFPGVDVEVVAAPGDAAGHLVAASQAADLIVIGRHRKRPFSPHLGSVTNAVLLHTACPAAVVPLEENAVPVTA; from the coding sequence ATGGACCAGCGCCCAGTGATCGCCGCCGTAGACGGTTCGGAGAACGCCAACCGGGCACTGGAATGGGCGATGTCGCAGGCCCTGATGGCCGGGGCGCCCCTGCGGATCGTGCACGCCCGGCTCTACGCGTCCTCGATCGGCTCCGTCATGGCGAGCGCCTTCGAGCAGCCGGGACAGGACGACGACCCGGTGCTGATCCGGGTCCGCGCCGCCCTCGCGGGCCGCACCGGGCTGCCGGTGATCGAGTACGCGTCCCACCCCGGCACCCCTGACAACGTGCTGCCGGAACTCGGCGGCGGCGCCCGGATGATGGTGCTGGGTTCCCGCGGGCGCGGCGGCTTCGCCAGCCTGCTGCTCGGCTCGAACGGTCTGGCGTGCGCGAGCCGCGCCGCCTGCCCGGTCGTGGTGGTGCCGCGCGCCGAACCGCCGTCGCACGACCCGTACGGCCAGGTCGTCCTCGGCCTGAACAGCGCCGCCCCCGACGACGGCACCAGCCACTTCGCCTTCCGCGAGGCGTCCCGGCGCGGGGCCCGCCTGCAGGTGGTGGCGGCCCACGCGTGGCCGGGCCCGATGTTCACGCCAGCGGGCACCCTCACCACCGCCGCGCACGACGAGGCGGCAGCCGGGTACCAGGTCACCGCGCTGGCGTCGGCGCACCTGCGTCCGCACCGGGAGCGGTTCCCCGGCGTGGACGTGGAGGTGGTCGCTGCGCCGGGCGACGCCGCGGGTCACCTGGTCGCGGCCTCGCAGGCGGCCGACCTGATCGTCATCGGCCGCCACCGCAAGCGGCCGTTCTCACCGCACCTGGGTTCGGTGACCAACGCGGTGCTGCTGCACACGGCCTGCCCGGCGGCGGTGGTCCCGCTGGAGGAGAACGCGGTGCCGGTCACCGCGTGA
- a CDS encoding DedA family protein, whose amino-acid sequence MFETVGSLTTSPWIYAVVALSVLLDVFLPVLPSGVLVIAAAAAAATGGGSPVAMPGQVPDILPLLAVATSASVLGDLAAYRAGRRGGDWLDRAIGRSRRLSRAQERLGVALARGGGALVVIARFAPAGRSVVSLGAGKRHREVREFLPWSLLAGMAWAGYSVSLGYYGTQWLGATWLGTAVSVIALFGAGGLAAYMVRRPAPVPVPAS is encoded by the coding sequence TTGTTTGAGACTGTGGGGTCGCTGACCACGAGCCCGTGGATCTACGCCGTGGTGGCACTGTCCGTGCTGCTCGACGTCTTCCTGCCCGTACTGCCGAGCGGTGTCCTGGTGATCGCCGCGGCCGCCGCCGCGGCCACCGGAGGCGGCTCACCCGTGGCGATGCCGGGTCAGGTGCCCGACATCCTGCCGCTGCTGGCCGTGGCCACCAGCGCGTCCGTACTGGGCGACCTGGCCGCGTACCGGGCGGGCCGCCGTGGCGGGGACTGGCTCGACCGGGCCATCGGCCGTTCGCGTCGGCTCAGCCGCGCCCAGGAGCGCCTCGGTGTGGCGCTGGCCCGGGGTGGTGGCGCCCTCGTGGTGATCGCCCGCTTCGCCCCGGCCGGCCGCTCGGTGGTCTCGCTGGGCGCGGGCAAGCGCCACCGTGAGGTGCGGGAGTTCCTGCCCTGGTCCCTGCTGGCCGGCATGGCGTGGGCGGGGTACAGCGTCTCGCTCGGCTACTACGGCACGCAGTGGCTCGGCGCGACCTGGCTCGGCACCGCGGTGTCGGTGATCGCCCTCTTCGGCGCGGGCGGCCTGGCCGCCTACATGGTCCGCCGCCCGGCCCCGGTTCCCGTCCCGGCCTCCTGA
- a CDS encoding O-methyltransferase: protein MSKGNSTKITDELYAYMLAHNPPLDEVQRGLVETTEEKFPDDAGMQSAEEQGPLLAFLVRLTGARHVVEVGTFTGFSSLSMAQALPADGRLIACDISEEWTAYGREAWAAAGVADRVELRIGAALDTLRAMPSEEHIDLVYLDADKQSQIAYWEELVPRLRPGGLIVTDNTLFHGTVLDPSATGSAAGVHAFNEHVVADKRMESVMLAISDGLTLSRKR from the coding sequence ATGAGCAAAGGCAACAGCACGAAGATCACGGACGAGTTGTACGCGTACATGCTCGCCCACAACCCGCCGCTCGACGAGGTCCAGCGGGGACTGGTCGAGACGACCGAAGAGAAGTTCCCGGACGACGCCGGAATGCAGTCGGCCGAGGAGCAGGGGCCGCTGCTGGCCTTCCTCGTCCGGCTGACCGGCGCCCGGCACGTGGTGGAGGTCGGCACCTTCACCGGCTTCTCGTCGCTGTCGATGGCCCAGGCGCTGCCCGCCGACGGGCGGCTGATCGCCTGCGACATCTCCGAGGAGTGGACGGCGTACGGGCGCGAGGCGTGGGCCGCCGCCGGGGTCGCGGACCGCGTCGAACTGCGGATCGGGGCCGCCCTGGACACGCTGCGGGCGATGCCGTCCGAGGAGCACATCGACCTGGTGTACCTCGACGCGGACAAGCAGAGCCAGATCGCCTACTGGGAGGAGCTGGTCCCGCGGCTGCGCCCGGGCGGCCTGATCGTCACGGACAACACCCTCTTCCACGGCACGGTGCTCGACCCGTCGGCGACCGGCTCGGCGGCCGGGGTCCACGCCTTCAACGAGCACGTGGTGGCGGACAAGCGGATGGAGTCCGTGATGCTCGCGATCTCGGACGGCCTGACGCTGTCGCGCAAGCGGTAG
- a CDS encoding helix-turn-helix domain-containing protein gives MPIAVDIDVMLAKRKMSVGELADRVGITPANLAVLKNGRAKAVRFATLAALCEVLGCQPGDLLRWEAEDGDEGSVSG, from the coding sequence ATGCCGATCGCCGTCGACATCGACGTGATGCTGGCCAAGCGGAAGATGTCCGTGGGCGAGCTCGCGGACCGTGTCGGGATCACGCCCGCCAACCTGGCGGTCCTCAAGAACGGCCGGGCCAAGGCGGTGCGCTTCGCGACGCTCGCCGCGCTCTGCGAGGTGCTCGGGTGCCAGCCGGGCGACCTGCTGCGCTGGGAGGCCGAGGATGGGGATGAGGGATCCGTGAGTGGATGA